The genome window GCCCTCAAAGCCGAACCCGCAAAGTAGGTCATAGTAACTCCATGATTCATGGGTTTGTCGAGCGTTACATCACCTTTCGCGGGGAACTGCGCACGTTCATGGTGTACGTGCCGCGCGAGATCGAGTCGCTCCAGCCGATCCCGGCGATTCTGCACTTGCATGGTCGTGGCGAAAGCGGGGAAGATGGCACCAAACCGCTGATTCACGGCGTGCCGCGCTCCATTTTGTTTGCCCGCGATCGCTGGCCGTTCATCGTCGTGATGCCGCAAAAGCGCAAGGAAACCGAACTCTGGCCCGAGGAGCGCGACTTTCTCAATGCAGTGCTGGAGAAGGTCGAAAGCGAGTATGCCATCGATCCGCATCGTCGCTATCTCACCGGCCTGAGCCAAGGCGGCAACGGCACGTTCGCGCTTGCGACCAAACTGCGCTGGCATTTTGCCGCGATTGCGCCGGTTTGCGGTTGGTGCGATCCCGCGACCGCAGCCAAGGAACTGGTCAACATCCCGCTTTGGGCGTTTCATGGCGCGACCGATGATGTAGTTAAGCCCAGCGGAAGCATTCTCGCCGTCGAAGCCCTTCGCGAGGCGGGCGCCACGCCCAAGCTAACGCTGTATCCGGGGGTTGGCCACAACAGTTGGGAGAAGGCGTACATGGAAGAAGCCCTGCCCAAGTGGTTTTTGAGCCATACCTTGTAAATATTAATCTCTCACTGTTCGATTTTCAGTGAGTCTGGATTACAATGCCTTTCATGGCATCATTGGTCACGATCATCGTGGAACCATGCGCGGCGGGCGGCTACTCGGCTTACATTCCCGAGGTGCCCGGTGCTTATTGCGAGGCGGAATCCGAGCACGAGGCTCGCGATCTGGTGGTGTCTTCGCTCCGCGAATTGATGCAGGCGCGGCGCGATCTGACGCTCATGCATGTCCCGCACAACGCCCTCGTTCTTACGACTGAGCTTTAACCCGCGTTGAACCCGCGGGTTTCATGGCAAAATGGCAAAGTCATGAAACTAACGACAGGTTTTCTCTTGGCCTTGGGAGTGGCCTTTGCTCACGCCAACGAGCCCATCGTCGGCGCCCGCAGTTTGTCGCTCAGCCCCGATGGTTCGCAAATCGCGTTTAGCTATCTCGGCGACATCTGGGTGGCCGCGGCCAAGGGTGGCCGCGCGATTCCTCTGACCAGTCACGTGGAAATGGACGACAACCCCGTGTGGTCGCGCGACGGCAAGTCCATCGCCTTCGCCAGCAACCGCTACGGCAACTTCGACATTTTCGTGGTCGATGCCGATGGCGGTCGCCCGCAGCGCGTGACCTACATGAGCACGAACGACGCGCCGACCGACTTCTCTCCGGACAACAAGTCCATCCTTTTCCGCGGATTGCGCGACAAGGGGAAGGTGTCGATTTATTCGGTGGCCATCGCGGGCGGCAAGCTCAAGGAATATTTCACCGACATCCGTGACATTCGCAATCCGGCGTTCAGCCCGGACGGCACCAAGATTGTCTTCCAACGCAACGGCTTTCCGTTTGTGCGGCCTCGCTATAATGGCAGCGCCGGAGCCGAGATCAATGTTCTCGACGTCGCGACCGGCAAGCGCACCGTCGTGCGCAACAACGGCTTCCAGCACCTATGGACGCGATTCGCTGGCAACGACTCGTTGCTGACGGTCACGGCCACAGAGGTCACGCCGAGCTCGCGCAAGTACAACGAGGCGTTTAAGCCTTACACTGACAACGCCAAGCGCACGCCCAACGTGTACCAAGTGAGTCTGAACGGCGCGGCGAAGGCACGCACCTCGGTTGTTGGCGGCGCGGGTGCCCGCTATTTGGCCGTCAGCGCCGATGGCGAATGGATGGCGTTCGAAAAAGACGGTTCGGTCTTCGTGGGTCCGGCGGACGGCTCCGCGGAAGCCAAGAAGGTGACCTTCACGGTCAGCGCGGATGACAAGACCACGCTCGAAGATCGGCAGATCATTACCAACGGCGCGACCGAAATGGCCCTCAGCGCCAACAACGAAACTGTCGTCTTCGGCCTGCGCAACGATCTTTGGGAAGTCCCGGTTAAGAAAGTCAAGGGCCCCAACTCCGACGACGCGAACCAACTGACGACCTGGGCAGGGATTGACGGAAACGCCATTCTCAGCGCGGATGGCAAGCAGTTGTTCTATCTGAGCGACAAATCGGGCGCGGTCAATCTTTGGGTCATTGACATGACCACCAAGGCGGCCAAGGCAGTGACCAGTTTCGCCCAGGACATCACCAACCTCCGGCTGATGCCGAAGGGCACCTCGCTGAGCTTTGTTGGTACGGGCGATCACGCCGGTTTGCACACCTACAACATCGCGAGTGGCAAGATTGACAAGGTGATTCCGGTCCAGCCGACCGCCGTGTTTGGCGACGACACCGATTACAGTTGGTCGCCGGACGAGCGCTACATTGCGTACACCGACCAGATCAATCGCTCGGGTTACTACTTCTGGCAAAACGCAAGCAACATCATGGTGTGGGACACCACGACCAAGAAGGCGACCAACGTTTCGCGCATCAACGCCGCCGAGTTTGGTCCCACCTGGAGTCCGGACGGGAAGTATCTGTACTTCCAAAGCGACCGCAGCGGCCAAGGACTTTACGCTCTCCCGCTGGCGAGTGAGGAAGCCCGTGTTGGCGAACTCGAACTCAAATTCGAAAAGCCGAAGGAAACGCCGAAGCTGAGCTTTGACTTTGAAGAAGCCGCCAAGCGCGTGCGACGACTCATCGCCGGGGAAACCACCGGTGTGGAAAGCGATCCCGAAAATGGCGATCTCGTCTTCATCCGCGCGGGCGACCTCTGGCGCGCCGGATATGACGGCGAGGGCGCACGCCCGCTCACGGGCGGGGGCGGCTTCAGCGGCTTCTCGTTCACCCGCGATAACAAGCAGGTCTACGCCGTGCGAAGCGGGGGGCTCGCGATCATCAATCACCGCGCGCCGGGCGCTCCGCAAACCAACGTCGGCTTCCGCGCCGACTGGACGCGCGACATCCGAGTCGAGCGCGAGGCGGCCTATCAGCAGTTCTGGCGCAGCTACAACCGCAGCTTCTACGATCCGCACTTCCACGGTCGCGACTGGGCTGAAATCGGTCGTCGCTACCGACCGCTGCTCAGCAGCGTTGGGCACCGCAACGAATTGGCCACGATCCTCGGCATGATGACGGGCGAACTCGAATCGAGCCACTCGGAAGTTTCACCGGCATTCGCGCCGGGCGTTCGCAGCGCTTCGACGGCGATGATGGGCGTGACGTTTGACTATGGATTCAGCGGCCAGGGCATTCGCATTGCGGCGATCGTCCCGCGCTCCCCGGCTAGCTACAAAAAGTCAAAGCTCGAAGCTGGTGAGGTGATCACCAAGGTGAATGGCAAGCCGGCCGAACTCAGCGAAGTGTTCTTCCGCGACGTGCTGAACGACCAGGTTGCTCGCGACCTGAAGCTCACCGTCACCGGCAAGGATGGCAAGTCGCGCGACGTCACGCTGCGCAGCATTTCTGGCGGCGAGCAAAACGCCCTGATGGAAGAGGCCGATCTGGATGCCGCTCGCAAGCTCGTGGATAAGCTGAGCAACGGCAACGTTGGCTACGTTTATGTGGCGGCGATGGGCGAAGGCGACTTCGGTCGCTTCAACCAAGAATATTGGGAAGCCATTCAAGGCAAGAAGGGCATGATCATCGACTGCCGTGGCAACAACGGCGGCAACATCAGCGACCGTCTGATTGACATGTTGGAGCGACGCCCGCACAGCTACTACCAAAATCGGGGCGGCGAAGCGTTCCTCGCGCCGGGCATGGCGTTTGACGTGCCGATCGTGGTGATGCTTGACGACGCCTCGTTTAGCAACGGCGAAATGTTCCCCTACGCGACCCGTCAGCGAGGCATCGCCAAACTGGTGGGCAAGCGCACGCCGGGTTACGTCATCTGGACCAGCGGCTTGCCGCTGGTGGACGGAACATCGGGCCGGATGCCGGGTTCGGGCGTGTACCGCATGGATGGTACGCCCATCGAGAACAACGGCCAACGTCCCGACTACGAAGTGGACCTGACCCCGGAGCAGTTCTTCGCCGGTCAAGACCCGCAGATCGCCAAGGCGATTGACGTGCTGCTCGGCGGCAAGCGCGGCTGACGCCGACCGCCAACGAGGCTGATCTCCATTGCCCATAATGAGGCAATGGAGATCGCTTTTAACCGGTACTACCGGTTCGATGAACTCACCCAACTTCTGCGCGGATTCGCCGCCGAATATCCCGCACTGATTGAGCTCACGAGCATCGGAAACTCGTTTGAAGGTCGCGACATTTGGCTGGTCACGGTGACCAACTCGGCCACCGGCGCAGCCGATTCCAAGCCCGCATTTTGGTGCGACGGCAACATTCACGCAAGCGAGGTCAGCGCTTCCACCGCCGTTTTGTATCTCATCAACAAACTGGTGACGGGTTTCGGCAAGGATGAAACCATCACCCGCGCGCTCGATTCGCGCGCGTTCTACTTGGTGCCGCGACTCGGCCCGGACGGCGCGGAGTGGGC of Chthonomonas sp. contains these proteins:
- a CDS encoding PD40 domain-containing protein codes for the protein MKLTTGFLLALGVAFAHANEPIVGARSLSLSPDGSQIAFSYLGDIWVAAAKGGRAIPLTSHVEMDDNPVWSRDGKSIAFASNRYGNFDIFVVDADGGRPQRVTYMSTNDAPTDFSPDNKSILFRGLRDKGKVSIYSVAIAGGKLKEYFTDIRDIRNPAFSPDGTKIVFQRNGFPFVRPRYNGSAGAEINVLDVATGKRTVVRNNGFQHLWTRFAGNDSLLTVTATEVTPSSRKYNEAFKPYTDNAKRTPNVYQVSLNGAAKARTSVVGGAGARYLAVSADGEWMAFEKDGSVFVGPADGSAEAKKVTFTVSADDKTTLEDRQIITNGATEMALSANNETVVFGLRNDLWEVPVKKVKGPNSDDANQLTTWAGIDGNAILSADGKQLFYLSDKSGAVNLWVIDMTTKAAKAVTSFAQDITNLRLMPKGTSLSFVGTGDHAGLHTYNIASGKIDKVIPVQPTAVFGDDTDYSWSPDERYIAYTDQINRSGYYFWQNASNIMVWDTTTKKATNVSRINAAEFGPTWSPDGKYLYFQSDRSGQGLYALPLASEEARVGELELKFEKPKETPKLSFDFEEAAKRVRRLIAGETTGVESDPENGDLVFIRAGDLWRAGYDGEGARPLTGGGGFSGFSFTRDNKQVYAVRSGGLAIINHRAPGAPQTNVGFRADWTRDIRVEREAAYQQFWRSYNRSFYDPHFHGRDWAEIGRRYRPLLSSVGHRNELATILGMMTGELESSHSEVSPAFAPGVRSASTAMMGVTFDYGFSGQGIRIAAIVPRSPASYKKSKLEAGEVITKVNGKPAELSEVFFRDVLNDQVARDLKLTVTGKDGKSRDVTLRSISGGEQNALMEEADLDAARKLVDKLSNGNVGYVYVAAMGEGDFGRFNQEYWEAIQGKKGMIIDCRGNNGGNISDRLIDMLERRPHSYYQNRGGEAFLAPGMAFDVPIVVMLDDASFSNGEMFPYATRQRGIAKLVGKRTPGYVIWTSGLPLVDGTSGRMPGSGVYRMDGTPIENNGQRPDYEVDLTPEQFFAGQDPQIAKAIDVLLGGKRG
- a CDS encoding dienelactone hydrolase family protein; its protein translation is MIHGFVERYITFRGELRTFMVYVPREIESLQPIPAILHLHGRGESGEDGTKPLIHGVPRSILFARDRWPFIVVMPQKRKETELWPEERDFLNAVLEKVESEYAIDPHRRYLTGLSQGGNGTFALATKLRWHFAAIAPVCGWCDPATAAKELVNIPLWAFHGATDDVVKPSGSILAVEALREAGATPKLTLYPGVGHNSWEKAYMEEALPKWFLSHTL